In Candidatus Defluviibacterium haderslevense, the following are encoded in one genomic region:
- a CDS encoding IS3 family transposase, protein MGIGRLCKLFGKTRHAFYDHLWTKQKISIRDDIILQEVISIRKQLARLGTRKLFHLLKPTLQSHNIKIGRDYLFDLLSEYKLMIRQRKRKAITTDSKHWMKKYCNLIKDITITKPEQVWVSDITYIRLTNYWGYLSLITDAFSRKIIGYCFRNDLQAEGCVEALRMALNNRIYDHPIIHHSDRGSQYCSHQYVHLLNQHNIKISMTDNGDPYENALAERVNGIIKTEFNLHQTHLGFDQTYNLVKHSIKAYNELRPHGSCDYLTPDQAHLQFETLPKRWKNYNKYYF, encoded by the coding sequence ATAGGGATCGGAAGGCTTTGCAAACTGTTTGGCAAAACTAGACATGCTTTTTATGACCATTTATGGACTAAGCAAAAAATTAGTATCCGTGATGACATAATTCTTCAAGAAGTTATTTCCATTAGAAAACAACTTGCCAGACTTGGTACAAGAAAATTATTTCATTTACTAAAACCAACTCTTCAATCTCACAATATAAAAATTGGTAGAGATTATCTTTTTGATTTACTTTCAGAATATAAATTGATGATTAGACAACGAAAAAGAAAAGCCATTACTACGGATTCAAAACACTGGATGAAAAAATACTGCAATCTCATTAAAGACATTACTATAACTAAACCCGAACAAGTTTGGGTAAGTGATATTACCTATATTAGATTAACTAACTATTGGGGCTATCTTAGTTTGATTACAGATGCTTTTTCCAGAAAAATTATTGGTTACTGTTTTCGTAATGATTTACAGGCAGAAGGGTGTGTTGAGGCCTTACGAATGGCATTAAATAATAGAATTTATGACCATCCCATTATTCATCATTCGGATAGAGGTTCTCAATATTGTTCACATCAATATGTTCATTTACTTAATCAACATAATATTAAAATTAGTATGACTGACAATGGAGATCCTTATGAAAATGCATTAGCAGAAAGAGTAAATGGTATTATCAAAACTGAATTTAATCTTCATCAAACTCATTTGGGATTTGATCAAACTTATAATCTTGTTAAACATTCCATTAAAGCCTACAATGAATTAAGGCCTCATGGAAGTTGTGATTATTTGACTCCTGATCAAGCTCATCTACAATTTGAAACATTACCCAAAAGGTGGAAAAACTATAATAAATACTATTTTTAA
- a CDS encoding transposase — MVQKDQEFNAQTRKKQGRYDKRLILKIVSDIESGHPRKELQDQYGLGKRSIDRWMKDYGSIHYKDNIKRKSYSKLQKRTIVSAIEQGRMSIQEVQDAYGIKNSKLIRDWIIQFKNENDQLCELNGQVMSKNLTKNIGSNELALEKALEEAELKIKALNTLIDLAEEQLNIDIRKKSGAKQSLKQNKTILK; from the coding sequence ATGGTACAAAAGGATCAGGAATTTAATGCACAAACCAGGAAAAAGCAAGGTCGATATGACAAGCGTTTAATCTTAAAGATCGTTAGCGATATTGAATCCGGACACCCACGGAAGGAATTGCAAGACCAATATGGATTAGGAAAGAGATCTATTGATAGATGGATGAAAGATTACGGATCAATTCACTACAAGGACAATATCAAGCGGAAAAGCTATTCGAAGCTCCAAAAACGTACTATTGTAAGTGCCATTGAGCAAGGAAGAATGAGCATCCAAGAAGTTCAAGATGCATATGGGATTAAAAACAGTAAATTAATTAGAGATTGGATTATTCAATTTAAAAATGAAAATGACCAACTTTGTGAGTTAAATGGACAAGTGATGTCTAAAAATCTAACTAAAAATATAGGCTCAAACGAACTAGCTTTGGAAAAGGCTTTAGAAGAAGCTGAGCTTAAAATCAAGGCTCTTAATACACTTATTGATCTTGCAGAAGAACAACTCAACATTGATATTAGAAAAAAGTCTGGTGCCAAGCAGTCCTTAAAACAAAACAAGACAATCCTAAAATAG
- the pruA gene encoding L-glutamate gamma-semialdehyde dehydrogenase, with amino-acid sequence MSNIIHHIPNPVNEPILPYGPGSKEKLAVKKELAALKSKELEVLMTINGKRIKTDVRKRIFPPHELNHTLGYYYKGGAKEVNDAIQAALAAKEAWEMMPWSDRAAIFLKAADLIAGPYRARTNAMTMLGQSKNIFQAEIDAVCEFCDFLRFNVAFLKQIYEIQPISAPLIWNQMEYRPLEGFIFALTPFNFTSIAGNLPCAPALMGNTIVWKPAETQIYSASLIMEILEEAGLPPGVINLVFVDGSTAGGEIFKHREFAGLHFTGSTGVFRSINATVASNLSLYRSFPRLVGETGGKDFVLAHPSANAKAVAVALSRGAFEFQGQKCSAASRAYIPKTLWPDVERELLADIADMKMGSPEDFRNFINAVIDEKAFDKLKSYIDQAKADTNAKILCGGHCDKTVGYFIEPTIILTSDPKYVTMCEELFGPVLTIYVYEDQDYDQVLELVDNTADYALTGAIFAQDREVIRMSSQKLRNAAGNFYINDKPTGAVVGQQPFGGARASGTNDKAGSVFNLIRWVSPRTIKENFNPPMDYTYPFMGEE; translated from the coding sequence ATGAGTAATATCATCCACCACATTCCTAATCCGGTTAATGAACCTATACTGCCTTACGGTCCGGGATCTAAGGAAAAATTAGCGGTCAAAAAGGAACTTGCAGCTCTTAAATCCAAGGAACTAGAGGTCTTGATGACCATTAACGGAAAGCGCATCAAGACAGATGTACGCAAGAGAATATTTCCACCTCATGAATTGAATCATACCTTGGGATATTATTACAAGGGAGGTGCGAAGGAGGTCAATGATGCCATACAGGCGGCTTTGGCTGCAAAGGAAGCCTGGGAAATGATGCCTTGGTCGGATCGGGCTGCCATATTCCTCAAAGCTGCTGATCTTATCGCTGGTCCTTATCGTGCGCGTACTAATGCCATGACCATGTTGGGCCAATCGAAGAATATATTTCAGGCAGAAATTGATGCGGTGTGTGAGTTCTGTGATTTTCTGAGATTCAATGTGGCTTTTCTAAAACAGATCTATGAGATCCAGCCTATATCCGCGCCTTTGATCTGGAATCAGATGGAATATCGCCCATTGGAAGGATTTATATTTGCCTTGACACCATTTAATTTTACGTCTATAGCCGGTAATCTGCCTTGTGCTCCTGCGCTGATGGGCAATACCATCGTATGGAAACCCGCAGAAACACAAATCTACTCCGCATCGCTGATTATGGAAATCCTCGAAGAGGCGGGCTTGCCACCGGGGGTCATTAATCTGGTCTTTGTGGATGGATCTACGGCAGGTGGTGAAATATTTAAACACCGGGAATTTGCCGGATTACACTTCACGGGATCTACGGGAGTATTCCGCTCTATAAATGCCACGGTAGCCTCAAATTTAAGCCTCTACAGGTCTTTTCCAAGGCTGGTTGGTGAAACAGGGGGGAAGGATTTCGTCTTAGCTCACCCTTCCGCAAATGCCAAAGCAGTGGCTGTGGCTTTGTCGCGTGGAGCTTTTGAATTTCAAGGCCAAAAATGCAGTGCCGCTTCCAGGGCTTACATCCCGAAGACCTTGTGGCCGGATGTAGAGCGCGAATTACTGGCAGACATCGCGGATATGAAAATGGGAAGTCCGGAAGATTTTAGAAATTTCATCAATGCGGTGATCGACGAAAAAGCGTTTGACAAATTGAAGTCTTACATCGATCAGGCCAAAGCAGATACGAATGCCAAAATCCTGTGTGGTGGACATTGTGATAAGACCGTAGGGTATTTTATAGAACCGACCATTATATTGACTTCGGATCCTAAATATGTAACCATGTGCGAAGAACTATTTGGTCCGGTACTGACGATATATGTCTATGAAGATCAAGATTATGATCAAGTCCTTGAGCTAGTAGATAACACGGCAGACTATGCATTGACGGGAGCGATTTTTGCGCAGGATCGAGAGGTCATCCGAATGAGCAGTCAGAAACTCAGAAACGCTGCAGGGAATTTCTACATTAATGACAAGCCTACCGGGGCCGTGGTAGGGCAACAACCATTTGGTGGTGCCCGAGCTTCAGGTACGAATGATAAAGCGGGATCGGTCTTCAATCTGATCCGATGGGTGTCACCAAGAACCATCAAAGAAAACTTTAATCCTCCGATGGATTATACTTACCCGTTTATGGGGGAGGAGTAG
- the coaD gene encoding pantetheine-phosphate adenylyltransferase, with protein MKIAVIPGSYDPITFGHIDIIRRALPLFDEVIVAIGINSQKKNLFSLDERIRWIQEIFKDEPKVKVDHFEGLTLHFCQKVGAKYLVRGIRNATDFDYERTISQIHNTIATDLETLFFIAKPELSHISSTIVRELILGGGDISAFVPDLVSVKK; from the coding sequence GTGAAAATTGCAGTCATACCCGGGTCTTATGATCCAATTACGTTCGGACATATCGATATTATTCGAAGGGCGTTGCCATTGTTTGATGAAGTCATTGTGGCGATCGGGATCAATTCTCAAAAGAAGAATTTGTTTTCCTTGGATGAACGGATACGTTGGATTCAGGAGATCTTCAAGGATGAGCCCAAGGTGAAAGTGGATCATTTCGAAGGATTGACCCTGCATTTTTGTCAAAAAGTGGGAGCCAAATATCTGGTCCGGGGAATCCGAAATGCTACGGATTTCGATTATGAAAGAACCATATCGCAGATCCACAATACGATAGCTACCGATCTGGAAACGCTATTCTTCATTGCGAAACCCGAACTCAGTCACATCAGTTCTACCATCGTGCGGGAGTTGATCCTGGGCGGAGGGGATATTTCTGCTTTTGTACCCGATCTTGTCAGTGTCAAAAAATGA